caaaaaaaaagagttaagcAACTAAAGTTAAACTaaatctcttcatttttttccttgttaatgATAACTTCCATGTTTTGGACCCATCCTGTGATGTTAACCTGTGGAAAACTAGAATCAAAGCCAAAGTGCTCCCGCTTCCTTGAGGAGGGGCACGAGAGTTCCACTGATATGGGAAGCCATGACTCGGTCCATGGCACCAATTAGCTTCCCTCCAATGAATACAACAGGCACAGAAGTTGAACTCCCAAGCAGCCTCATTAATGCCTTCTCAATCTCTTTCCCTCTTGGATCATGGTCCAGCTCATAGACAGTTGGGTTCACACCCATCCCACAAAAGAGTCTCTTCACAGCATGACACATGCAACAGCTACTGATACTAAATACCACAACAGCACTTCCTGATGCCAGCCTCGCAACTTTCTCCAGTGGGTCTGATACCATGCTGGTCCTCATTGGCACATAGTAACCCATGATCAGCCTGATGAtatttgcatttttaatttgattcctcGTAATCCCAGAACAAAAACAGCTTCAAACAGCAGAATTAAGAATCTAAAGGAGATGAGAGCTTCAAAGTATTGTAAGAGTGTGAGAGTGCTATGATGGATCGAATAGagctggtggtggtgggggtTTTATATAGGAGGCGGGTGTTTATGGAGGGCCATGCctgtaataaaaataagtttgtcATTTGTTGTCCAAGCGCGTGCTTAGAAgatcttgtgtttgtttttcgattattgt
This genomic interval from Populus alba chromosome 1, ASM523922v2, whole genome shotgun sequence contains the following:
- the LOC118043061 gene encoding glutaredoxin-C1, with product MGYYVPMRTSMVSDPLEKVARLASGSAVVVFSISSCCMCHAVKRLFCGMGVNPTVYELDHDPRGKEIEKALMRLLGSSTSVPVVFIGGKLIGAMDRVMASHISGTLVPLLKEAGALWL